The following are from one region of the Amylibacter sp. IMCC11727 genome:
- a CDS encoding thioredoxin family protein translates to MLLDTPICDFGWPAPNFTLSDPNGNAFTMSDHLGDNGLLVMFICNHCPYVKTIGHRLAADTKTLMSEGVNVLAVMSNDYRDYAADSPENMLKTAAEYGWEFPYLVDEDQSVGKAYGAVCTPDFFGFNADGGLQYRGRLDDGTMGQPNATTPELLNAMRMVAKTGHGPKQQTPSMGCSIKWSR, encoded by the coding sequence ATGCTTCTCGACACACCTATCTGCGATTTCGGCTGGCCAGCGCCCAACTTCACCCTGTCCGATCCAAACGGCAATGCCTTCACCATGTCCGATCACCTTGGCGACAACGGACTCTTGGTAATGTTCATCTGCAACCACTGCCCCTATGTGAAAACCATCGGTCATCGCCTCGCAGCAGACACCAAAACCCTAATGTCCGAGGGCGTAAATGTGTTGGCTGTAATGTCCAACGACTACCGCGACTACGCCGCAGACAGCCCGGAAAACATGCTGAAAACCGCCGCCGAATATGGCTGGGAATTCCCCTATCTCGTAGACGAAGACCAATCCGTCGGCAAAGCATACGGCGCGGTCTGCACGCCTGACTTTTTTGGGTTTAACGCAGACGGCGGCCTGCAATATCGCGGGCGTCTGGACGATGGCACCATGGGCCAGCCCAACGCCACGACCCCAGAACTGTTGAATGCTATGCGCATGGTTGCCAAAACGGGCCACGGCCCGAAACA
- a CDS encoding LysR family transcriptional regulator has product MIGNVFNLKQLEALVWVADLGTFRKAAAHLNTTQPNISSRIAGLESALGVVLMQRDAGSVRMTAKGEDILLEARKILRQAEGLLAVAERPDLIEDRLRLGVTELVASTWVHTYLRRLKDMYPSVSVELTVNLSRDLDRDLAARTLDLTIQTAPFASKASGVIELGTFDYVWVGTAEVLDGLKGRVRVADLIPRSILTHARNTQAYAELVDYAEARNLPTTRFVPSNSMASCVQMAINGLGVALLPRSLVQPDLDAGRLQDVSVDWTPAPLRFAARYQAERVAGYVAHSAQLAADVLAEL; this is encoded by the coding sequence ATGATTGGGAATGTGTTTAATCTGAAACAGCTGGAGGCGCTTGTTTGGGTGGCGGACCTTGGCACGTTTCGCAAAGCGGCGGCGCATTTGAACACGACGCAGCCGAATATTTCGTCGCGGATTGCAGGATTGGAATCTGCGCTGGGGGTGGTGTTGATGCAGCGCGATGCTGGGTCTGTGCGGATGACGGCGAAGGGGGAAGATATCCTGTTGGAAGCGCGCAAGATATTGCGACAGGCGGAAGGGTTGTTGGCGGTGGCGGAGCGGCCCGATTTGATTGAGGATCGGTTGCGGTTGGGTGTGACGGAGCTGGTGGCGTCCACTTGGGTGCATACCTATTTGCGGCGGCTGAAGGATATGTATCCATCCGTGAGCGTGGAGTTGACGGTAAATCTGTCACGCGATCTGGATCGGGATTTGGCGGCCCGCACGTTGGATTTGACAATCCAAACAGCCCCCTTTGCCAGCAAGGCGAGCGGGGTGATTGAGCTGGGCACGTTCGATTATGTCTGGGTCGGAACGGCAGAGGTTTTGGACGGGTTAAAGGGGCGGGTGCGCGTGGCGGATTTGATCCCGCGGTCGATCCTGACCCATGCTCGCAATACGCAGGCTTACGCCGAATTGGTGGACTATGCCGAGGCGCGAAACCTGCCAACCACGCGCTTTGTGCCGAGCAACAGCATGGCGTCCTGTGTGCAGATGGCGATCAATGGGTTGGGGGTTGCGTTGTTGCCACGTTCTCTGGTGCAGCCCGATTTGGATGCTGGCCGATTGCAAGACGTGAGCGTTGATTGGACACCCGCGCCATTGCGATTTGCAGCGCGGTATCAAGCGGAGCGGGTGGCAGGGTATGTGGCCCATTCGGCGCAATTGGCGGCGGATGTTTTGGCTGAGCTATAG
- a CDS encoding hydantoinase/oxoprolinase family protein produces MAKKSVRLGVDIGGTFTDVVLESGGESFSTKVLTTYIAPENAIIDGMQQVCAKAGIAPSDIGQIIHGTTLATNALIERRGAKTALITTNGFRDVIEMRTESRFEQYDLNLNLPEPLLPRQMRYTVTERVDATGAVLIPLDRAEVEAVVDRVAAAGYDSVAIGLIHSYLNDAHEQMVAEVVAEKMPDAMISISSEVSPQMREYERFNTVVANAYIKPLMKSYLGRLEGRLRDEGVDCNIFLMHSGGGIISIESAADFPVRLVESGPAGGAVFAANIAARYGLDKVLSFDMGGTTAKICLIKDQTPKTSRVFEVARTYRFKKGSGMPISIPVIDMVEIGAGGGSLAHVDSMRQIRVGPESAGSEPGPACYGRGGDKPAVTDADLYLGKLDADNFAGGSIQLLRDQSEAALKTVLGEPLDMDARTAAFGLAEVVDENMANAARVHAVENGEDLSEYTMIAFGGAAPLHAGRLCEKLGVERLLVPPGAGVGSAIGFLRAPFSFEANRSVYMKLSDFDAPRIQTLLSELQAEATGFVRNCDAEAEILSEFKVYMRYTGQGWEIPIVLTQEQAMNPDAATFERLFEEDYTKLFGRTVTGLDIEITVWSVNATTPPEVVEPVAQNEAGKSAVMNGKRSFFDPAEDRMVHCYKYDRTKLKVGGFIKGPGVVFEDETTIIIPSSRNAVRQPDGCIDVTLKAEG; encoded by the coding sequence ATGGCGAAGAAGTCTGTTCGGTTGGGTGTGGATATCGGTGGCACGTTTACGGATGTGGTTCTGGAATCGGGTGGTGAGAGTTTTTCCACCAAGGTTTTGACCACCTACATCGCGCCTGAAAATGCGATCATTGATGGGATGCAGCAGGTTTGCGCGAAGGCAGGGATTGCGCCATCTGACATCGGGCAGATCATTCACGGAACCACGCTGGCCACGAATGCGTTGATTGAACGGCGTGGGGCCAAGACGGCGCTGATTACAACAAACGGGTTTCGCGATGTGATTGAAATGCGCACCGAGAGCCGATTTGAGCAGTATGATTTGAACCTAAACTTGCCAGAGCCGTTGCTGCCACGCCAGATGCGCTATACCGTGACGGAACGTGTGGATGCGACGGGTGCTGTGTTGATCCCGCTGGATCGGGCCGAGGTCGAAGCGGTTGTGGATCGGGTTGCGGCGGCTGGGTATGACAGCGTTGCGATTGGTTTGATCCATTCGTATTTGAACGATGCGCACGAGCAGATGGTGGCCGAGGTTGTGGCCGAAAAAATGCCAGATGCGATGATTTCGATTTCATCTGAAGTGTCGCCGCAGATGCGCGAATATGAGCGGTTCAATACCGTGGTGGCGAACGCCTATATCAAGCCGCTGATGAAATCTTATCTTGGGCGTCTGGAAGGACGGTTGCGGGACGAAGGTGTGGATTGCAACATCTTCCTAATGCATTCGGGCGGAGGGATCATTTCCATCGAAAGCGCGGCGGATTTCCCTGTGCGATTGGTGGAATCAGGTCCTGCGGGCGGTGCGGTTTTCGCGGCGAATATCGCGGCGCGCTATGGGCTGGATAAAGTGTTGTCGTTTGACATGGGCGGGACCACGGCGAAGATTTGTTTGATCAAGGATCAAACACCCAAGACGAGCCGAGTGTTCGAAGTGGCGCGGACCTATCGGTTTAAGAAGGGATCGGGGATGCCGATTTCCATTCCCGTGATTGATATGGTCGAAATTGGCGCGGGCGGTGGATCGCTGGCGCATGTGGATTCGATGCGGCAAATTCGTGTGGGACCAGAGAGCGCGGGATCGGAACCTGGGCCAGCCTGTTATGGGCGCGGTGGGGATAAACCCGCGGTAACGGATGCGGATTTGTATTTGGGGAAATTGGATGCCGACAACTTTGCGGGTGGGTCGATTCAGTTGCTTAGGGACCAGTCTGAGGCCGCGCTGAAGACGGTTTTGGGTGAGCCGCTTGATATGGATGCACGCACGGCGGCGTTTGGATTGGCGGAGGTTGTGGATGAAAACATGGCGAACGCGGCGCGGGTTCATGCGGTCGAAAACGGTGAAGACCTGTCCGAATACACAATGATTGCCTTTGGCGGTGCGGCGCCGCTGCATGCGGGGCGGCTGTGTGAAAAGCTGGGTGTGGAACGGTTGTTGGTTCCCCCTGGTGCGGGTGTTGGGTCTGCCATTGGATTTCTGCGCGCGCCGTTTTCGTTTGAGGCGAACCGTTCCGTTTACATGAAGTTGTCAGATTTTGACGCGCCGCGCATTCAGACGCTGTTGTCTGAATTACAGGCCGAGGCGACGGGTTTTGTGCGTAACTGTGATGCAGAGGCGGAGATCCTGTCAGAGTTTAAGGTTTACATGCGCTACACAGGGCAGGGTTGGGAAATTCCGATTGTGCTGACGCAGGAGCAAGCGATGAATCCTGATGCGGCCACGTTTGAGCGGCTGTTTGAAGAGGATTATACGAAGCTGTTTGGACGCACTGTGACGGGGCTGGATATTGAAATCACGGTTTGGTCGGTGAATGCAACAACGCCGCCTGAAGTGGTTGAGCCTGTGGCACAGAATGAGGCTGGCAAGTCTGCGGTGATGAACGGCAAGCGGTCGTTCTTTGATCCAGCCGAAGATCGGATGGTGCATTGTTACAAATACGATCGGACGAAGTTGAAGGTCGGTGGCTTTATCAAAGGCCCCGGTGTCGTGTTCGAAGACGAAACCACGATCATCATTCCAAGCAGCCGAAATGCGGTCCGTCAGCCTGATGGGTGCATTGACGTCACATTGAAAGCGGAGGGTTAA
- a CDS encoding hydantoinase B/oxoprolinase family protein, with amino-acid sequence MAQQSSAVAYQVMWNRLISVVEEQAQALVRTAFSTSVREAGDLSAGVYDTHGNMLAQAVTGTPGHVNAMADAVAHFIRRIGRQNIMEGDVYITNDPWEGTGHLHDITMVTPSFHKGVLVGFFACTAHIVDIGGRGFGADAHSVYEEGLYIPIMKFAAQGDVDETLVRIIRGNVREPDQLIGDIYALATCNEIGHRRLIDMMSEFDLDDLDGIAEFILENSRRATIERIAALPQESATGELTVDGFDTPITLKVKVSVKGDRIVSDFTGSSGLDKKGINCPLVYAKAYACYALKVAIAPEIPNNAASLAPFEIEAPENTIVNALHPAPVALRHIVGHFVPDAVFNAFDKIVPGLVPAEGAGCLCNFQVSLRPRTDAPAPNDAVRSEVLTFNSGGSGARPEHDGLNATAFPSGVMTMPVEATEHAGPVIIWRKELRPDSGGAGQRRGGLGQFMEVGAREGHEFDIQAMFDRVDHPAQGRRGGGVGAPTTIAQDDGTQMNGKGKQFVPHGRKVMMAFPGGAGYGDAADRDPDMVKRDLARGYISAQVAAEDYGLSATDIEAVEAAIASGEDV; translated from the coding sequence ATGGCGCAACAAAGTTCAGCCGTTGCCTATCAGGTAATGTGGAACCGTCTGATTTCTGTGGTCGAAGAACAGGCGCAGGCGTTGGTGCGTACGGCGTTTTCGACGTCTGTGCGTGAGGCGGGCGATTTGTCTGCTGGGGTCTATGACACGCATGGCAACATGTTGGCGCAGGCGGTGACCGGCACGCCCGGCCACGTGAACGCCATGGCGGATGCAGTGGCGCATTTCATTCGGCGCATTGGGCGACAGAACATCATGGAAGGGGATGTGTATATCACCAATGACCCGTGGGAGGGCACGGGGCATTTGCACGATATCACCATGGTGACGCCTTCGTTTCATAAGGGCGTATTGGTCGGGTTTTTCGCCTGTACCGCGCATATTGTGGATATTGGTGGGCGTGGCTTTGGGGCCGATGCGCACAGTGTCTATGAAGAGGGATTGTATATTCCAATCATGAAGTTCGCGGCTCAAGGTGATGTGGATGAAACGCTGGTGCGGATCATTCGGGGCAACGTGCGTGAGCCTGATCAGTTGATCGGGGATATCTATGCGTTGGCCACTTGTAACGAGATTGGGCATCGCCGTTTGATCGACATGATGAGCGAGTTTGATCTGGATGATCTGGACGGGATTGCAGAATTCATTTTGGAAAACTCCCGCCGTGCCACCATTGAACGGATTGCGGCGCTGCCACAGGAATCCGCCACGGGGGAGCTGACAGTGGATGGGTTTGATACGCCGATCACGTTGAAGGTGAAAGTGTCCGTGAAGGGGGATCGGATTGTATCCGATTTCACGGGGTCGTCTGGGCTGGATAAGAAGGGGATCAACTGTCCGTTGGTTTATGCCAAGGCCTATGCCTGTTACGCGCTAAAGGTGGCGATTGCGCCTGAGATTCCGAACAATGCGGCGAGCCTTGCGCCGTTTGAAATTGAAGCGCCTGAGAACACGATTGTGAACGCGCTGCATCCTGCACCCGTGGCATTGCGCCATATCGTGGGGCATTTTGTGCCTGACGCGGTGTTCAATGCGTTTGATAAAATTGTACCTGGGTTGGTCCCTGCAGAGGGGGCTGGGTGTTTGTGCAATTTCCAAGTCTCGTTGCGGCCACGCACCGATGCGCCCGCGCCAAATGATGCGGTGCGTTCCGAAGTGCTGACGTTCAATTCGGGCGGGTCTGGTGCGCGTCCTGAACATGATGGGCTGAACGCGACGGCGTTTCCATCAGGTGTGATGACCATGCCTGTGGAAGCAACCGAACATGCGGGGCCTGTGATCATTTGGCGCAAAGAATTGCGTCCAGATAGCGGGGGTGCGGGGCAACGCCGTGGGGGACTTGGCCAGTTTATGGAAGTGGGCGCGCGCGAAGGGCATGAGTTTGACATTCAGGCCATGTTTGATCGCGTGGATCATCCTGCGCAGGGCCGCCGTGGCGGTGGTGTGGGTGCGCCAACGACGATTGCCCAAGATGACGGGACCCAAATGAACGGTAAGGGCAAACAGTTTGTGCCCCATGGGCGCAAAGTTATGATGGCGTTTCCAGGGGGTGCGGGATACGGCGATGCCGCTGATCGGGACCCAGACATGGTGAAACGGGATTTGGCGCGGGGATATATTTCTGCGCAAGTTGCAGCCGAGGATTACGGTCTGTCGGCAACGGATATTGAAGCGGTCGAGGCCGCGATTGCATCTGGGGAGGATGTGTAA
- a CDS encoding FAD-binding oxidoreductase, protein MAGQTQAPKQTKYDVVIVGGAIMGSSTAWFLSDNKDFNGSVLVVDRDLTFEACSTAHTNSCMRQQFSSDLNVRISQFAADFVKNIRTYMGGDERVPELSIRNFGYMYFADNEGFADVLRESQAVQVAAGAGTEILNAAEIKKRYPFYQVDDIVAGSINTVDEGFWDGAAVFDWWNRQSRERGVEYVENEVVAITKNAGGTQVESITLKSGEVIACGQLVNASGPRAVETARMAGVELPVEPRKRYTWIFKADQPLDQDLPLTIDPSGVHVRENGGGTYQAGGHDYEKPDLAVGYDDYQMDYSLWETQIWPIVATRIPQFEAVKITAEWAGHYAMNTFDHNAIMGPHTKVENFISLSGFSGHGLQQSPAMGRGTAEWLTYGEYRTLDLTPFNYARIPENRPIIEKAVI, encoded by the coding sequence ATGGCGGGTCAAACGCAAGCACCGAAGCAAACGAAATACGATGTGGTGATCGTCGGCGGAGCGATCATGGGGTCATCGACCGCGTGGTTCCTGAGCGACAATAAAGATTTCAACGGATCGGTTTTGGTCGTTGATCGTGATCTTACGTTTGAGGCCTGTTCGACAGCGCATACGAACAGCTGTATGCGGCAGCAGTTTTCGTCTGACCTGAACGTGCGGATCAGCCAATTTGCGGCGGATTTTGTAAAGAATATTCGCACCTATATGGGGGGGGATGAGCGGGTTCCAGAACTGAGCATTCGCAACTTTGGCTATATGTATTTTGCGGACAACGAAGGCTTTGCTGATGTGTTGCGCGAGAGCCAAGCGGTGCAGGTTGCGGCGGGTGCGGGCACTGAAATCCTGAACGCGGCAGAGATTAAGAAACGCTATCCGTTTTATCAGGTGGATGACATTGTGGCGGGGTCAATCAACACGGTTGATGAGGGGTTCTGGGATGGAGCCGCCGTGTTTGATTGGTGGAACCGCCAGTCACGCGAGCGCGGTGTGGAATATGTTGAAAACGAAGTGGTTGCGATCACCAAAAACGCGGGCGGAACGCAAGTTGAGAGCATTACACTGAAATCGGGTGAGGTGATTGCCTGTGGTCAGTTGGTCAATGCTTCTGGTCCGCGTGCGGTGGAAACGGCGCGTATGGCTGGGGTGGAATTGCCCGTAGAACCGCGCAAACGATACACGTGGATTTTCAAGGCGGATCAGCCGCTCGATCAAGACCTGCCGCTGACGATTGATCCGTCTGGTGTGCACGTGCGTGAAAACGGTGGTGGCACGTATCAGGCAGGTGGGCATGACTATGAAAAGCCCGATTTGGCGGTTGGGTATGATGATTATCAGATGGATTATTCCCTGTGGGAAACCCAGATTTGGCCCATCGTTGCGACTCGTATTCCCCAGTTTGAGGCAGTGAAGATCACCGCAGAATGGGCGGGGCATTACGCGATGAACACGTTTGATCATAACGCGATTATGGGGCCGCACACGAAGGTTGAGAATTTTATCAGCCTGAGCGGATTTTCTGGGCATGGGTTGCAGCAATCCCCCGCGATGGGGCGTGGCACGGCGGAGTGGCTGACCTATGGCGAATATCGCACGTTGGATTTGACGCCGTTCAATTATGCGCGGATTCCAGAAAACCGTCCGATCATTGAAAAGGCGGTCATTTGA
- a CDS encoding HpcH/HpaI aldolase/citrate lyase family protein has product MKLERNPFEAALKAGEKQLGLWISLCSGIGAEVTAGSGFDWALIDMEHSPNDYHSVLAQLQVFASYGTTAIVRPDWNDTVAVKRLMDLGVQGLLFPMIQSVEEAEKAVAATRYPPLGVRGVSGNTRANKFGRVSDYVARVDAETTVILQLETASAVAQAEAIGTVDGVSGVFFGPADIAADIGLVGKPMDPAVWDLIKPAAQKLMAKGVPVGTLVMDPDFAAELLNEGFTFVACGSDTGLLAKASDTLLSTVKNKLEG; this is encoded by the coding sequence ATGAAATTGGAACGCAATCCGTTTGAGGCGGCGCTGAAGGCTGGGGAAAAACAACTGGGGCTGTGGATCAGCCTGTGCAGTGGGATTGGGGCCGAGGTGACGGCGGGGTCTGGGTTTGACTGGGCGCTGATCGACATGGAGCATTCGCCGAATGATTATCATTCGGTTTTGGCACAGTTGCAGGTGTTTGCCAGTTACGGCACGACGGCGATTGTGCGGCCTGATTGGAACGATACGGTTGCTGTGAAACGGCTGATGGATTTGGGTGTGCAGGGGTTGCTGTTCCCGATGATCCAGAGCGTTGAAGAGGCGGAGAAGGCTGTGGCAGCCACGCGGTATCCGCCCCTTGGGGTGCGGGGTGTTTCGGGAAATACGCGCGCGAATAAGTTTGGGCGCGTGTCCGATTATGTGGCGCGTGTGGACGCGGAAACCACGGTGATTTTGCAACTGGAAACCGCAAGCGCGGTTGCGCAAGCCGAGGCGATTGGGACGGTGGACGGTGTGTCTGGTGTGTTCTTTGGTCCTGCGGATATTGCGGCGGATATTGGGCTTGTCGGGAAGCCAATGGACCCTGCCGTCTGGGATTTGATCAAGCCAGCGGCGCAAAAGCTGATGGCCAAGGGCGTGCCTGTTGGAACGCTGGTGATGGACCCTGATTTTGCAGCAGAGTTGTTGAACGAGGGATTTACCTTTGTGGCCTGTGGATCGGACACGGGATTATTGGCTAAGGCGTCAGATACGCTATTGTCGACGGTAAAGAATAAACTGGAAGGATGA
- a CDS encoding NAD(P)-dependent oxidoreductase, which produces MKKIVLTGAAGRLGSYLREPLSKMCDQLVSTDIKDDIGKTYDGETYIQGDLASMDDMVKVMEGAEMVVHMGAFVDEGPFEQLLGPNFVGSYNVWEAGYKAGVRRIVYGSSIHAVGMYPKNEFIGTDVPHRPDTFYGLAKCFTEDLGRMYWEKRGMESVHMRILSCAQPNNARALGSYLSYDDLIQLVTRCIDTPVTGFAIVYGVSNNDRVPVDNANASFLGYRPKDNAEDVAAEVLANEPQMDPHDPNHMCHGGPFAGVSLGNSGLAGMNVIQDAKET; this is translated from the coding sequence ATGAAGAAGATTGTACTGACAGGGGCCGCTGGGCGGTTGGGATCGTATCTGCGCGAACCGCTGAGCAAGATGTGTGATCAATTGGTGTCCACGGATATTAAGGACGACATCGGCAAGACGTATGACGGTGAGACATACATTCAGGGCGATCTGGCCAGCATGGATGACATGGTGAAGGTCATGGAAGGGGCTGAGATGGTCGTTCACATGGGTGCGTTTGTGGATGAAGGGCCGTTTGAACAGTTGTTGGGGCCGAACTTTGTCGGGTCTTACAACGTTTGGGAAGCGGGGTACAAAGCGGGTGTGCGGCGGATCGTTTACGGGTCGTCCATCCACGCGGTTGGCATGTATCCAAAGAACGAGTTTATCGGCACGGATGTACCGCATCGCCCTGATACGTTTTACGGTTTGGCGAAATGCTTTACCGAGGATTTGGGCCGCATGTATTGGGAAAAACGCGGGATGGAGAGCGTGCATATGCGTATCCTGTCCTGTGCGCAGCCAAACAATGCGCGCGCGCTGGGATCATATCTTTCGTACGATGATCTGATCCAGTTGGTGACACGTTGCATTGATACGCCTGTCACGGGGTTCGCGATTGTGTACGGTGTGTCGAACAACGACCGTGTGCCTGTTGATAACGCGAATGCGTCTTTCCTTGGCTATCGCCCGAAGGATAACGCAGAAGATGTGGCGGCAGAGGTTTTGGCGAATGAGCCCCAGATGGACCCACATGATCCGAACCACATGTGTCACGGTGGGCCGTTCGCGGGTGTCAGCCTTGGCAACAGTGGCTTGGCTGGCATGAATGTAATTCAGGACGCAAAAGAAACATGA
- a CDS encoding NADH:flavin oxidoreductase, translated as MSSDPLLQPFQLKHLTLKNRIMTTSHEPAYPEDGMPKERYIAYHAMRAKAGVALAMTAGSAAVSRDSPPVFNNILAYRDEVVPWIKRLTDGLHEHGCAAMIQLTHLGRRTGWDKGDWLPAVSSTHDREPAHRRFSKLAEEWDIPRIISDFADAAERMKAGGMDGVEIMNHGHLLDQFCSPLSNQLDGPYGNGSLEDRIRLTMDVLRAVRARVGDDFVVGIRMGADEAEAGGVTPEEGVKIAEHLKASGLLDYFNVNRGRIHTDPAMTDMIPIQGMPSAPHLDLAGSIRAATGMPVFHAARIPDVATARYAVQSGQLDMVGMTRAHMADPLIVQKIMAGREDDIRPCVGATYCLDRIYGAGEALCIHNAATGRELTMPHEIPPAKKAKKVVIIGAGPAGLEAARVAAERGHSVTVFEAQPDAGGQVCLTALNKRRVEMISIIDWRMAQCAARDVEFRFNTWADVEDVTALAPDVVIVATGGLPNIELFETGQDAPHVVSAWDIISGDVKPAEHVLIYDESGDHPALMAAETAAESGAKVEVMTPDRTFAPDVMAMNLVPYMRSLQDKDVTFTVTRRLTGVERDGNKLTALVGTDYSDLVTRQSYDQIVVNYGTMPNADLYFDLVAQSSNLGEVDYDALIAGQPQTVDRNPDGAFQLFRIGDAVAARNTHAAIYDGLRFMKDV; from the coding sequence ATGTCCAGTGATCCGTTATTGCAGCCGTTTCAGCTGAAGCATTTGACGTTGAAAAACCGGATTATGACGACAAGCCATGAACCCGCGTATCCCGAGGACGGGATGCCCAAGGAGCGGTATATCGCGTATCATGCGATGCGGGCCAAGGCGGGCGTTGCCTTGGCGATGACGGCTGGATCGGCGGCGGTGAGCCGTGACAGCCCGCCCGTGTTCAACAATATTCTGGCGTACCGAGATGAGGTTGTGCCGTGGATCAAACGGTTGACCGATGGTCTGCACGAACATGGCTGTGCGGCGATGATCCAGTTGACTCATCTGGGGCGGCGTACGGGATGGGACAAAGGCGATTGGCTGCCTGCGGTCAGTTCGACTCATGACCGTGAACCAGCGCATCGGCGGTTTTCCAAGCTGGCCGAAGAGTGGGATATTCCGCGCATTATTTCCGATTTTGCCGATGCTGCCGAGCGGATGAAAGCGGGCGGCATGGACGGTGTGGAGATTATGAACCACGGGCATTTGCTGGATCAGTTCTGCTCGCCCCTGAGCAATCAATTGGACGGGCCTTATGGTAACGGGTCGCTGGAAGATCGCATTCGCCTAACCATGGATGTGTTGCGTGCAGTCCGCGCGCGTGTGGGTGATGATTTTGTGGTTGGCATTCGCATGGGGGCCGATGAAGCAGAGGCGGGGGGTGTCACGCCCGAAGAAGGTGTCAAGATTGCCGAACACCTGAAGGCGAGCGGGTTACTGGATTATTTCAATGTAAACCGTGGGCGCATTCATACTGACCCTGCGATGACAGATATGATCCCTATTCAGGGCATGCCTTCGGCGCCGCATTTGGATTTGGCGGGGTCTATTCGGGCGGCGACGGGAATGCCTGTGTTTCATGCGGCGCGTATTCCTGATGTGGCAACGGCGCGGTATGCGGTGCAAAGCGGGCAGTTGGATATGGTAGGCATGACGCGGGCGCATATGGCGGATCCGCTGATTGTGCAAAAGATCATGGCAGGGCGCGAAGATGATATTCGGCCCTGTGTTGGGGCGACCTATTGTTTGGATCGCATTTATGGGGCGGGAGAGGCGCTGTGTATTCACAACGCGGCCACGGGGCGTGAATTGACCATGCCCCATGAAATTCCCCCTGCCAAAAAGGCAAAGAAAGTGGTGATTATCGGGGCAGGTCCTGCGGGGTTAGAGGCCGCGCGGGTGGCTGCTGAACGGGGGCACAGCGTGACGGTGTTTGAAGCACAGCCCGATGCGGGTGGGCAGGTGTGTTTAACCGCGTTGAACAAACGCCGTGTCGAGATGATTTCCATCATTGATTGGCGCATGGCGCAATGTGCGGCGCGGGATGTGGAGTTTCGGTTCAACACTTGGGCTGATGTGGAGGATGTGACAGCGCTTGCGCCTGATGTGGTGATTGTGGCGACCGGCGGTTTGCCCAATATCGAGCTGTTTGAAACAGGCCAAGACGCGCCCCATGTGGTGAGCGCGTGGGACATTATTTCGGGGGATGTGAAACCTGCCGAGCATGTTTTGATTTACGATGAAAGCGGCGATCATCCTGCGTTGATGGCGGCAGAAACGGCGGCGGAATCTGGAGCCAAGGTGGAGGTGATGACGCCAGATCGCACCTTCGCGCCAGATGTGATGGCGATGAATTTGGTGCCGTATATGCGCAGCCTGCAAGACAAGGATGTGACCTTCACGGTGACGCGGCGTTTGACAGGTGTGGAGCGGGACGGGAATAAGCTGACCGCGCTTGTGGGGACGGATTACAGCGATTTGGTGACGCGCCAGTCATATGACCAGATCGTTGTGAATTACGGTACGATGCCAAATGCGGATTTGTATTTTGACCTTGTGGCGCAGAGCAGCAATTTGGGCGAGGTGGATTACGATGCGTTGATCGCAGGGCAGCCCCAAACAGTTGATCGCAATCCAGATGGGGCGTTTCAGTTGTTTCGGATTGGGGATGCGGTCGCAGCGCGCAATACGCACGCCGCGATTTACGATGGGCTGCGGTTTATGAAGGACGTTTAG
- a CDS encoding rhodanese-like domain-containing protein: MAQNITKHVKDMVAEANTKVEIIPTTDAFDLVGRDDTVIVDLRDIRELQRSGKIPGAFSCPRGMLEFWIDPDSPYHKDIFNQDKKYVFYCASAWRSALSAQLAQDMGLQPVAHIEGGFGAWQKAGGPVEDVA; encoded by the coding sequence ATGGCACAAAACATCACCAAACACGTCAAAGACATGGTCGCAGAGGCCAACACAAAAGTGGAAATCATCCCCACAACAGACGCTTTCGATCTGGTTGGTCGCGATGACACAGTGATCGTCGATCTGCGCGATATCCGCGAATTGCAACGCAGCGGTAAAATCCCAGGCGCGTTTTCCTGCCCACGCGGGATGCTGGAATTTTGGATTGATCCCGACAGCCCCTACCACAAAGACATCTTTAATCAGGACAAGAAATACGTGTTCTACTGCGCCAGCGCATGGCGTTCGGCCCTGTCTGCACAACTGGCCCAAGACATGGGGCTACAGCCCGTCGCCCACATCGAAGGCGGCTTTGGCGCGTGGCAAAAAGCAGGCGGACCAGTGGAAGACGTTGCCTAA